A genomic window from Silene latifolia isolate original U9 population chromosome 11, ASM4854445v1, whole genome shotgun sequence includes:
- the LOC141615320 gene encoding PLAT domain-containing protein 1-like: MASCGACLNALMFMLLLSFACVAHSDRGNCVYSIYVKTVDETSAGTDAKVNLKLYDNQGNMVEIADLELFGLMPKGHNYFEPNNLDAFAIRTKCLANLICKIELSHDNTGDNPAWKVDYVDVTTAVPQIYCTTKDFDIDDIISPIVVRDTCGGVKESVLKMLDLA, encoded by the exons ATGGCATCATGTGGTGCATGTTTAAATGCTCTTATGTTCATGCTTCTCCTCTCTTTTGCTTGCGTTGCTCACTCAGATAGG GGAAACTGTGTGTACAGTATATACGTGAAGACAGTAGATGAGACATCTGCAGGAACAGATGCGAAGGTGAACCTAAAGCTATATGACAACCAAGGTAATATGGTGGAAATAGCAGACCTTGAATTGTTTGGACTTATGCCTAAAGGTCACAACTATTTCGAGCCTAATAATTTGGATGCATTCGCTATCCGAACTAAATGCTTAGCTAACCTCATTTGCAAAATCGAGTTGAGCCACGACAATACTGGTGATAATCCTGCTTGGAAAGTCGATTACGTGGACGTCACCACTGCTGTTCCCCAAATATATTGCACAACCAAGGACTTTGACATTGACGACATAATCTCGCCTATTGTTGTAAGGGACACCTGTGGCGGTGTTAAGGAATCCGTTCTCAAAATGCTAGACCTTGCTTGA